A genomic window from Streptomyces broussonetiae includes:
- a CDS encoding acetyl-CoA C-acetyltransferase, translating into MPEAVIVATARSPIGRAGKGSLREMRPDDLTVQMVRAALAKVPQLDPTEIDDLVLGCGQPGGESGFNMARIVAVLAGLDSVPGTTVNRYCSSSLQSTRMAMHAIKAGEGDVFISAGVETVSRFFKGNADGLPDTENPVFAEAQARTEKLASGGGTWVDPRTEGALPDVYIAMGQTAENVAQSTGVTREDQDAFAVRSQNLAEQAIADGFWARDITPVTLPDGSQIVRDDGPRPGVTLEAVSALEPVFRPDGTVTAGNCCSLNDGAAALVIMSDTKAKQLGITPLARIVSTGVTGLSPEIMGLGPVEASKQALRRAGLTIDDIDLVEINEAFAAQVIPSARELGIDFDRLNVNGGAIAVGHPFGMTGARITSTLINSLQYHDKQFGLETMCVGGGQGMAMVLERLS; encoded by the coding sequence ATGCCCGAGGCCGTCATCGTCGCCACAGCCCGCTCGCCGATCGGCCGGGCCGGCAAGGGGTCGCTCCGGGAGATGCGTCCCGACGATCTGACCGTGCAGATGGTGCGGGCGGCACTGGCCAAGGTGCCGCAGCTCGACCCCACCGAGATCGACGACCTGGTACTGGGGTGCGGCCAGCCCGGTGGCGAGTCCGGTTTCAACATGGCCCGGATCGTCGCGGTGCTGGCCGGTCTGGACTCGGTGCCCGGAACCACGGTCAACCGCTACTGCTCGTCCAGCCTGCAGAGCACTCGGATGGCGATGCACGCGATCAAGGCCGGTGAGGGCGACGTCTTCATATCCGCCGGGGTCGAGACGGTCAGCCGGTTCTTCAAGGGCAACGCCGACGGTCTGCCGGACACCGAGAACCCGGTCTTCGCCGAGGCGCAGGCGCGCACGGAGAAGCTCGCCTCCGGTGGAGGAACCTGGGTCGATCCGCGCACCGAGGGCGCTCTGCCCGACGTCTACATCGCGATGGGGCAGACCGCGGAGAACGTCGCCCAGTCCACGGGGGTGACGCGCGAGGACCAGGACGCCTTCGCGGTGCGTTCGCAGAATCTGGCGGAGCAGGCCATCGCCGACGGCTTCTGGGCGCGTGACATCACGCCGGTGACCCTGCCCGACGGCAGTCAGATCGTCCGGGACGACGGCCCGCGTCCCGGCGTCACTCTGGAGGCGGTCTCCGCGCTCGAGCCGGTCTTCCGCCCTGACGGCACCGTCACCGCGGGCAACTGCTGCTCTCTCAACGACGGCGCCGCGGCACTCGTGATCATGTCCGACACCAAGGCGAAGCAGCTCGGCATCACGCCGCTGGCCCGCATCGTCAGTACGGGGGTCACCGGTCTGTCCCCGGAGATCATGGGCCTCGGGCCGGTGGAGGCGTCGAAGCAGGCCCTGCGCCGGGCCGGTCTCACCATCGACGACATCGACCTAGTCGAGATCAACGAGGCGTTCGCCGCCCAGGTGATTCCGTCGGCCCGGGAGCTGGGCATCGACTTCGACCGGCTCAACGTCAACGGCGGCGCGATCGCCGTGGGCCACCCTTTCGGCATGACCGGCGCCCGCATCACCAGCACCCTGATCAACTCCCTGCAGTACCACGACAAGCAGTTCGGCCTGGAGACCATGTGCGTCGGCGGCGGTCAGGGCATGGCCATGGTGCTGGAGCGGTTGTCGTGA
- the fabG gene encoding 3-oxoacyl-ACP reductase FabG produces MTTTRTAIVTGAARGIGADVAQRLAADGLAVAVVDLDESACKPVVERIEAAGGRALAVGVDVSDEPGVQTAVQRIAEELGDPTVLVNNAGIIRDNLLFKMTATDWDAVMNVHLRGSFLMSRGVQSYMTKAGWGRIVNLSSTSALGNKGQANYAAAKAGLQGFTKTLALELGKFGVTANAIAPGFIETEMTAATAQRMGMSFDDFRKAVTAQIPVARSGLPKDIAHAVSFFVSEDAGYVSGQVLYVAGGPQA; encoded by the coding sequence ATGACCACCACCCGTACCGCCATCGTCACCGGCGCGGCCCGAGGCATCGGGGCCGACGTCGCCCAACGGCTGGCCGCCGACGGCCTCGCCGTGGCGGTCGTCGACCTCGACGAGAGCGCCTGCAAGCCGGTCGTCGAGCGGATCGAGGCCGCCGGAGGCCGGGCGCTGGCGGTCGGCGTCGACGTGAGCGACGAGCCGGGCGTACAGACCGCCGTGCAGCGGATCGCCGAGGAACTGGGCGATCCGACCGTGCTCGTCAACAACGCCGGCATCATCCGGGACAACCTGCTGTTCAAGATGACCGCCACCGACTGGGACGCGGTGATGAACGTGCACCTGCGCGGATCGTTCCTGATGTCCCGCGGGGTGCAGAGTTACATGACGAAGGCCGGCTGGGGCCGCATCGTGAACCTCTCCAGCACGTCGGCGCTCGGCAACAAGGGCCAGGCCAACTACGCCGCGGCCAAGGCCGGGCTGCAGGGTTTCACCAAGACGCTCGCGCTGGAGCTGGGGAAGTTCGGCGTGACCGCCAACGCGATCGCACCCGGATTCATCGAGACGGAGATGACCGCCGCCACCGCGCAGCGGATGGGCATGTCCTTCGACGACTTCAGGAAGGCCGTGACGGCGCAGATCCCGGTGGCGCGCAGCGGTCTGCCGAAGGATATCGCGCACGCCGTGTCGTTCTTCGTCAGCGAGGACGCAGGATACGTCTCCGGCCAGGTGCTCTACGTCGCCGGAGGGCCGCAGGCGTGA
- a CDS encoding phosphotransferase family protein: MPTTQHSLPGLNLVRLGPWLTEQVAGAGQNLTARLLAGGRSNLTYEVTDGVSTWIVRRPPLGHVLATAHDMAREYRVMSALQDTAVPVPRTYALCSDDGVLGAPFYVMERVAGTPYRNAVELERLGPERTRVISAGLVDTLAMLHAVDPVAVGLDGFGRPEGFLPRQVRRWKAQLDASYCRDLPAADELYDRLAADVPPRSAPGIVHGDYRLDNVLTDDQDRPAAVIDWEMATLGDPLTDLALLVLYQRVGTLLGGSAVAPDAASAPGFLAESEIVERYAARSERDLSRFGFYLALAAFKLAAVAEGIHYRHLRGQTVGSGFEHVGAAVQPVLDTGLGALKEYR; the protein is encoded by the coding sequence ATGCCGACGACACAGCACAGCCTGCCGGGCCTGAATCTGGTCCGGCTCGGCCCGTGGTTGACCGAGCAGGTGGCGGGGGCGGGGCAGAACCTCACCGCCCGGCTGCTCGCCGGCGGCAGGTCCAATCTCACCTACGAGGTCACGGACGGGGTCTCGACGTGGATCGTCCGCCGGCCTCCGCTGGGCCACGTCCTCGCGACCGCCCACGACATGGCCCGCGAGTACCGGGTGATGTCGGCCCTGCAGGACACCGCGGTGCCGGTCCCCAGGACCTACGCCCTGTGCTCCGACGACGGGGTGCTGGGCGCCCCGTTCTACGTGATGGAGCGGGTCGCCGGAACGCCGTACCGGAACGCCGTCGAGCTGGAACGGCTCGGCCCGGAGCGCACCCGGGTGATCTCGGCAGGGCTGGTCGACACCCTGGCCATGCTGCACGCAGTCGACCCCGTCGCGGTCGGGCTGGACGGCTTCGGCCGCCCGGAGGGGTTCCTCCCCCGTCAAGTCCGTCGCTGGAAGGCGCAGTTGGACGCCTCGTACTGTCGCGACCTGCCCGCCGCGGACGAGCTGTACGACCGGCTCGCCGCCGACGTGCCCCCACGGTCCGCACCCGGCATCGTGCACGGCGACTACCGGCTCGACAACGTGCTGACGGACGACCAGGACCGGCCTGCCGCGGTCATCGACTGGGAGATGGCCACCCTGGGCGATCCGCTGACCGATCTGGCGTTGCTGGTGCTCTACCAACGGGTGGGCACGCTGCTCGGCGGGAGCGCGGTGGCCCCGGACGCCGCGTCGGCGCCGGGGTTCCTCGCCGAGAGCGAGATCGTCGAGCGGTACGCCGCGCGCAGCGAGCGTGATCTGTCCCGTTTCGGGTTCTACCTCGCACTGGCGGCGTTCAAGCTGGCCGCGGTCGCCGAGGGCATCCACTACCGCCATCTGCGCGGCCAGACCGTCGGCTCCGGCTTCGAGCACGTCGGCGCGGCGGTGCAGCCCGTGCTCGACACCGGGCTCGGCGCACTGAAGGAGTACCGCTGA
- a CDS encoding acyl-CoA dehydrogenase family protein: MDFALDARTEELRADLLDFMASHVHPAEPLFAEQLGRLANRWAWDSVPVLAELRAEARRRGLWNLFLPGEHGAGLTNLQYAPLAEITGRSMHLAPAALNCAAPDTGNMEVLAMFGTEAQRKEWLEPLLSGEIRSSFAMTEPDVASSDATNISTRIERDGDGYVLNGRKWWITGAMNPNARVFIVMGKTDPEADRHRQQSMILVPRDTPGLEIKRGMEVFGYDDHEHGGHAELSLTGVRVPAANLIGGEGDGFAIAQARLGPGRIHHCMRSIGVAERAVELMCARAEQRVAFGRPLADQGVVRDWIAESRVRIEQLRLLVLKAAWLMDTVGNKGAHTEIQAIKIATPATVQWILDKAIQVHGAGGLSQDFPLAGAYAAIRTLRFADGPDEVHKNALARAELRRRRHVR, from the coding sequence ATGGACTTCGCCCTCGACGCCAGGACCGAGGAGCTGCGGGCGGACCTGCTCGACTTCATGGCGAGCCACGTCCACCCGGCTGAGCCGCTGTTCGCCGAGCAGCTGGGACGGCTCGCGAACCGCTGGGCGTGGGACTCAGTGCCAGTCCTCGCCGAACTGCGGGCCGAGGCCCGCCGCCGCGGCCTGTGGAACCTGTTCCTGCCCGGCGAGCACGGCGCGGGACTGACCAACCTGCAGTACGCGCCGCTCGCCGAGATCACCGGCCGCAGCATGCACCTCGCCCCTGCCGCCCTGAACTGTGCCGCACCAGACACCGGGAACATGGAGGTGCTGGCGATGTTCGGCACCGAGGCACAGCGCAAGGAGTGGCTGGAGCCGCTGCTGAGCGGCGAGATCCGCTCGTCGTTCGCGATGACCGAGCCCGACGTGGCCTCCTCGGACGCCACCAACATCTCCACCCGGATCGAACGCGACGGTGACGGTTACGTCCTCAACGGCCGCAAGTGGTGGATCACCGGCGCGATGAACCCCAACGCGCGGGTCTTCATCGTGATGGGCAAGACCGACCCGGAAGCCGACCGGCACCGGCAGCAGTCGATGATCCTCGTGCCACGTGACACCCCGGGACTCGAGATCAAGCGGGGCATGGAGGTGTTCGGTTACGACGACCACGAACACGGCGGCCATGCCGAACTGTCCCTCACCGGCGTCCGGGTCCCCGCGGCGAACCTGATCGGCGGCGAGGGCGACGGCTTCGCGATCGCGCAGGCCAGACTGGGGCCGGGCCGTATCCACCACTGCATGCGCTCCATCGGCGTCGCCGAGCGGGCCGTCGAGCTGATGTGCGCCCGTGCCGAGCAGCGGGTCGCGTTCGGCAGGCCGCTGGCCGACCAGGGCGTCGTCCGGGACTGGATCGCCGAGTCCCGGGTGCGCATCGAGCAGCTGCGCCTGCTCGTGCTCAAGGCTGCCTGGCTGATGGACACCGTCGGCAACAAGGGCGCGCACACCGAGATCCAGGCCATCAAGATCGCCACCCCCGCAACCGTGCAGTGGATCCTGGACAAGGCCATCCAGGTGCACGGCGCCGGCGGACTGTCCCAGGACTTCCCGCTGGCCGGCGCCTACGCGGCGATCCGCACCCTGCGCTTCGCCGACGGGCCGGACGAGGTGCACAAGAACGCCCTCGCCCGAGCCGAACTGCGGCGCCGGAGGCACGTGCGATGA
- a CDS encoding MaoC family dehydratase: MKVFRGFEELRNAVGTHLGYSDWHTVTQQQIDTFADATGDHQWIHVDVEKAAAGPFAGTIAHGYLTLSLVPMLVWQVYRVEGVSMGVNYGANKVRFPSPVPVDSKVRAGVELLSVEPGGGGYRVTTRVTIERQGAGKPACVAETVSVVA; encoded by the coding sequence GTGAAGGTCTTCCGGGGCTTCGAAGAACTGCGGAACGCCGTCGGCACCCACCTCGGGTACTCGGACTGGCACACCGTCACCCAGCAGCAGATCGACACCTTCGCCGACGCCACCGGCGACCACCAGTGGATCCACGTGGACGTGGAGAAGGCGGCGGCCGGACCCTTCGCCGGCACCATCGCGCACGGCTATCTGACGCTGTCGCTGGTGCCGATGCTGGTCTGGCAGGTCTACCGGGTCGAGGGGGTGTCGATGGGCGTCAACTACGGCGCGAACAAGGTCCGCTTCCCGTCTCCCGTGCCGGTCGACTCCAAGGTGCGCGCCGGCGTCGAGCTCCTGTCGGTGGAACCTGGCGGCGGTGGGTACCGCGTCACGACCCGGGTCACCATCGAGCGCCAGGGCGCGGGCAAGCCCGCCTGCGTGGCCGAGACGGTGAGCGTGGTGGCCTGA
- a CDS encoding ATP-binding protein has translation MPTPNAVPAELTSFVGRRKDVAALRQLFSTTRLVTLTGIGGVGKTRLALRVAGEMQRAFPDGVCLVELASLKDPALLPHSVVDALGIKEQSPRSPMTVLRDHLGQRRMLLVLDNCEHLVDAAAGLADQVLRAAPEVRILATSRQALRIAGEHIYPVPPLPTPPPDESVEPGTATQYPSVTLFADRSAAVVPGFSITPDNEAAVVRLCRRLEGIPLAIELASVRLRVLTVHDLASRLDDRFQLLREGTRNLPERHQTLQALIDWSYDLCTPNEQRLWARASVFVGGFSTDALEAVCTDEALPRHAVLDTVAGLVDKSIFIREEQGEYVRFRMLETIRAYGQARLSESGLEPALRRRHRDRYRQLMEVAGDEWSGPRQREWASRLQLELPNLRHALEYCLSQPGEARTGLRMAAAPWLWLAMGYPTEARLWLGRALALDAEPSRERAWALATVAYIAACQGDEAAAAESAEDARKVAVHLNDPAALAYATHVRGLSKFLSTDLSGAIPLFNEALEQYAETKTPVHYPNNLRTELAAALILLGELDKAAEIIEELFRRCTAAGDQWVLSWVLWGRGFLRLIHGELDAAEADLCEALRIKRFFHDTLGMALALDVLAWTTAAKGNAERAATLFGGANPLWQTLGAPLFGWTLLLAQRAKFETMARDKMGDAQFDAALERGSALTTEETLALALRERTQPASDAPRPASTLTRREREVAELVAQGLSNKDIAAQLVISLRTAEGHVEKILTKLGFNTRTQIASWVVQRQSERT, from the coding sequence ATGCCTACTCCGAACGCCGTGCCGGCGGAACTCACCAGCTTCGTGGGGCGGCGAAAGGATGTCGCCGCGCTCCGGCAGCTCTTCTCCACGACCCGGCTGGTGACGCTGACCGGCATCGGCGGGGTCGGCAAGACGCGGCTCGCTCTCCGCGTCGCCGGAGAGATGCAGCGAGCCTTCCCGGACGGTGTCTGTCTGGTGGAACTGGCGTCGTTGAAAGACCCGGCGCTGCTCCCCCACAGCGTGGTCGACGCTCTCGGGATCAAGGAGCAGTCCCCCCGCTCACCCATGACCGTGCTGCGTGATCATCTGGGGCAGCGGCGCATGCTGCTGGTCCTGGACAACTGTGAGCACCTGGTGGACGCGGCCGCGGGCCTGGCAGACCAGGTGCTGCGTGCGGCGCCCGAGGTGCGGATCCTGGCCACCAGCAGGCAGGCGCTCAGAATCGCCGGGGAGCACATCTACCCCGTCCCACCGCTGCCGACTCCCCCTCCTGATGAGTCCGTCGAGCCCGGCACGGCGACCCAGTACCCATCGGTCACTCTGTTCGCCGACCGTTCGGCGGCCGTCGTTCCCGGCTTCTCGATCACGCCCGACAACGAAGCGGCGGTCGTCCGCCTCTGCCGGCGCCTGGAAGGGATCCCGCTGGCCATCGAACTGGCCTCGGTGCGGTTGCGGGTGCTCACCGTCCATGATCTCGCGAGCCGCTTGGACGACCGGTTCCAGCTCTTGCGGGAGGGCACCCGCAACCTGCCGGAACGGCATCAGACCCTTCAGGCGCTCATCGACTGGAGCTATGACCTGTGCACCCCGAACGAGCAGAGGCTGTGGGCGCGGGCGTCCGTCTTCGTCGGTGGGTTCAGCACCGACGCGCTCGAGGCGGTGTGCACCGATGAGGCGCTCCCCCGGCATGCGGTTCTCGACACCGTCGCCGGCCTCGTCGACAAGTCGATCTTCATTCGCGAGGAGCAGGGAGAGTACGTCCGCTTCCGCATGCTGGAAACCATCCGTGCGTACGGCCAGGCCCGGCTCTCGGAGTCGGGCCTGGAACCGGCCCTCCGCCGGCGGCACCGCGACCGGTACCGGCAACTCATGGAGGTGGCGGGGGACGAGTGGAGCGGCCCGCGGCAGCGGGAGTGGGCGAGCAGGCTTCAGTTGGAGCTCCCGAACCTGCGGCACGCACTGGAATACTGCCTGTCCCAGCCCGGTGAGGCGCGTACCGGACTGCGCATGGCGGCGGCGCCCTGGCTATGGCTGGCGATGGGGTACCCCACCGAGGCCAGGCTGTGGCTGGGCCGAGCGTTGGCGCTCGACGCGGAGCCCAGCCGCGAACGGGCCTGGGCGCTTGCCACCGTGGCGTACATCGCCGCATGCCAGGGAGACGAGGCTGCGGCAGCGGAGTCGGCCGAGGACGCCCGAAAGGTCGCCGTCCACCTGAACGACCCCGCCGCGCTCGCCTATGCCACGCACGTGCGCGGACTGAGCAAGTTTCTCAGCACGGACCTGTCCGGCGCGATCCCCCTGTTCAACGAGGCCCTCGAGCAGTACGCCGAGACCAAAACACCCGTCCACTATCCGAACAACCTCCGGACGGAGTTGGCAGCGGCCCTCATCCTCCTGGGCGAACTCGACAAAGCCGCGGAGATCATCGAGGAGTTGTTCCGGCGCTGCACAGCGGCCGGCGATCAGTGGGTGCTGTCATGGGTGCTGTGGGGGCGCGGATTCCTGCGCTTGATTCACGGCGAGCTCGACGCGGCGGAAGCCGACTTGTGCGAGGCGCTCAGGATCAAGAGGTTCTTCCACGACACCCTTGGGATGGCGCTCGCACTCGACGTACTCGCCTGGACCACGGCGGCGAAGGGCAACGCCGAGCGAGCCGCCACGTTGTTCGGCGGGGCGAACCCCCTGTGGCAGACCCTCGGAGCCCCGCTGTTCGGCTGGACGCTCCTGCTCGCACAGCGAGCCAAGTTCGAGACGATGGCGCGGGACAAGATGGGGGACGCCCAGTTCGACGCGGCTCTCGAACGTGGCAGTGCCCTGACCACCGAGGAAACGCTCGCCCTCGCCCTGCGAGAGCGCACACAGCCCGCAAGCGATGCGCCACGTCCTGCTTCGACGCTGACCCGGCGTGAACGAGAGGTGGCCGAACTGGTGGCGCAGGGCCTGTCCAACAAGGACATCGCGGCACAGCTGGTCATTTCGCTGCGGACCGCGGAAGGGCATGTCGAGAAGATCCTCACCAAGCTCGGCTTCAACACGCGTACCCAGATCGCGAGCTGGGTCGTGCAGAGACAGTCCGAGCGGACGTGA
- a CDS encoding MFS transporter yields MTNAVAFMLPPLLPLMQQQFGLGVAASAWIFTALTLGGGAGFVLLPRLTDVLNDRTTSLLSGGFLVVGALVPAIGDSYPALLVGSALLGFGGAAQLLPLSFLRRHLTGSAVATAVSVLIMATGSGTVLGMVGGGLTVKYLSLASFFYILAAAFAVTTVALLIIVPSSRPESSGRIGILGTVWLIAWVTAVLLALTQGLTWSGTAILAVLGAGVVGGVVWGLVQRKSPTAVFDIQLLKKPLVTPACFAAGIFGAIDAAFLLLVTYYTQTPAGVGYGLGVDALGTGLLMLPFALMMFVGGKAAERAVQKGRPATVLVIGTAVSVVGLGWLAFAHDQRWQYLVGAAFVGLGSRVGYSGAFAVPQLVVPEDKAGMAAGMAGTTMAIGFAFGSAVVTTLLTFDTIPKIGLPKEYLYTVGYEVTVGLSLLVLVVTLISRLRRGGELTASSVEA; encoded by the coding sequence GTGACCAATGCGGTCGCCTTCATGCTCCCGCCGCTCCTGCCGCTGATGCAGCAGCAGTTCGGGCTCGGGGTGGCGGCGTCGGCCTGGATCTTCACCGCGCTCACGTTGGGCGGCGGAGCAGGCTTCGTCCTCCTTCCACGTCTCACCGACGTGCTCAACGATCGGACGACCTCGCTGTTGTCCGGTGGCTTCCTGGTCGTCGGTGCGCTCGTGCCTGCCATCGGTGATTCCTACCCGGCGCTCCTGGTCGGGTCCGCACTCCTCGGGTTCGGTGGCGCCGCACAGCTGCTGCCACTGAGCTTCCTGCGCCGGCACCTGACCGGTAGTGCGGTCGCAACGGCTGTCAGCGTGCTGATCATGGCTACGGGCTCCGGGACGGTCCTCGGGATGGTCGGTGGCGGACTGACGGTCAAGTACTTGTCGCTCGCGAGCTTCTTCTACATTCTGGCCGCGGCATTCGCGGTGACCACGGTGGCGCTGCTCATCATCGTCCCCTCGTCCCGGCCGGAGTCGTCCGGACGTATCGGCATCCTCGGAACCGTGTGGCTGATCGCCTGGGTCACGGCTGTGCTGCTCGCCTTGACCCAGGGCCTCACGTGGAGCGGCACGGCGATCCTCGCGGTCCTGGGCGCGGGTGTAGTCGGCGGCGTCGTGTGGGGACTGGTCCAGCGCAAGTCCCCCACGGCGGTGTTCGACATCCAGCTGCTGAAGAAGCCCCTGGTCACACCGGCATGTTTCGCCGCTGGAATCTTCGGCGCCATCGATGCCGCGTTCCTGCTGCTGGTGACCTACTACACCCAGACTCCCGCTGGGGTCGGATACGGACTGGGTGTCGACGCTCTGGGCACCGGCCTGCTCATGCTGCCGTTCGCGCTGATGATGTTCGTCGGTGGCAAGGCCGCCGAAAGGGCAGTCCAGAAGGGCCGTCCGGCCACCGTCCTCGTCATCGGCACCGCGGTCTCCGTCGTGGGGCTCGGCTGGCTCGCCTTCGCCCACGACCAGAGGTGGCAGTACCTCGTCGGTGCCGCCTTCGTCGGCCTCGGCAGCCGAGTGGGCTACAGCGGCGCCTTCGCCGTGCCGCAGCTGGTCGTCCCCGAGGACAAGGCCGGGATGGCCGCGGGCATGGCGGGCACCACCATGGCCATCGGCTTCGCGTTCGGATCGGCAGTGGTCACCACGCTGCTCACCTTCGACACCATCCCCAAGATCGGCCTGCCGAAGGAGTACCTCTACACGGTTGGCTACGAGGTCACCGTCGGGCTCTCGCTGCTGGTCCTGGTCGTCACGCTCATCTCGCGGCTGCGCCGCGGCGGCGAGCTCACGGCAAGCTCCGTGGAAGCGTAG
- a CDS encoding response regulator transcription factor, which produces MTLVLAERVAPTGRVRPVLEDRCQMQRVLVAEEHELVLAGLRAVLLSQPWVASCLAADSQEAAWQVARRHHPQLVLVSTSLGGRSGLDLCRDLRDRMPHVKVVLLSGEGRVSAALASAHGAVASLSKQMPTAAIVAAVKRVAEGARVFPKDEAPAAARLSKRELDVLQHLVLGLSNPEVAAVLNLSRHTVKQHTTTVYRKLGVRNRAQAASRAQELGLVG; this is translated from the coding sequence ATGACACTTGTCCTCGCCGAGCGGGTTGCTCCCACGGGTCGGGTTCGCCCGGTGCTGGAGGACCGATGTCAGATGCAGCGGGTGCTGGTGGCGGAGGAGCACGAGCTGGTGCTGGCGGGGTTGCGTGCGGTGTTGCTGAGCCAGCCGTGGGTGGCGTCGTGTCTGGCGGCGGATTCGCAGGAGGCCGCCTGGCAGGTGGCGCGGCGTCATCATCCGCAGCTGGTGTTGGTGAGTACGTCGTTGGGAGGCCGGTCGGGGCTGGACCTGTGCCGGGACCTTCGGGACCGGATGCCGCACGTCAAGGTTGTTCTGCTGTCCGGAGAGGGGCGGGTGTCGGCGGCGCTGGCGTCGGCGCACGGCGCGGTGGCGTCCTTGTCGAAGCAGATGCCGACTGCGGCGATCGTGGCGGCGGTGAAGCGTGTCGCGGAGGGCGCGCGGGTGTTCCCGAAGGATGAGGCACCCGCCGCGGCGCGGCTTTCGAAGCGTGAACTGGACGTCCTGCAGCATCTGGTGCTGGGGTTGAGTAACCCGGAAGTGGCAGCTGTGCTGAATCTGTCCCGGCATACGGTGAAACAGCACACGACCACGGTGTACCGGAAGCTGGGGGTGCGGAACCGGGCCCAGGCGGCCAGCCGCGCTCAGGAGCTCGGACTCGTCGGCTGA
- a CDS encoding ATP-binding protein has product MAPSGIAGARPSLGREARQWDLPHAPQAAGIARHLALDTLRGWGVREDQAHQVVLAVSELVTNAVEHALPPVALQLVPPNEHQTIHVAVTDGGPANDRGARTADCEPDEHGRGSAIIGFLASARGTRMCGRSATHWADLPLTA; this is encoded by the coding sequence ATGGCGCCTTCCGGGATCGCAGGCGCACGCCCGTCCCTCGGACGCGAAGCCCGCCAGTGGGACCTGCCGCACGCCCCGCAGGCCGCGGGCATCGCGCGCCACCTGGCCCTCGACACGCTGAGGGGCTGGGGAGTCCGGGAAGACCAAGCCCACCAGGTCGTTCTCGCTGTCTCCGAACTGGTCACCAACGCCGTCGAGCATGCCCTGCCCCCGGTCGCCCTGCAGCTGGTACCGCCCAACGAGCACCAAACGATCCACGTCGCGGTCACGGACGGTGGCCCGGCGAACGACCGCGGTGCGCGAACCGCCGACTGCGAACCCGACGAGCACGGGCGCGGAAGCGCCATCATCGGCTTTCTCGCCTCCGCCCGCGGTACGCGCATGTGCGGCAGAAGCGCCACCCACTGGGCGGACCTGCCCCTCACCGCCTAG
- a CDS encoding acyl-CoA thioesterase, with protein sequence MPVPGNAAKRHIIAVNGSDVWRSEFRLRFGDFDGLGHLTASVYLAFFEETRSAWMTGTLGVAYPTYVVATQHIEYLHEVTPDDGAVSVELALREVRTSSFRVVEHLTTAGYLCARSTATLAMWDMERRQSRPITPDERAVFEAYLAEPTHPMTP encoded by the coding sequence GTGCCTGTACCCGGCAATGCAGCAAAGCGTCACATCATCGCAGTCAACGGCTCTGACGTGTGGCGGAGCGAATTCCGCCTGCGATTCGGCGATTTCGACGGCCTCGGCCATCTCACGGCGTCGGTCTACCTCGCCTTTTTCGAGGAGACCCGCTCGGCCTGGATGACCGGAACGCTCGGCGTCGCGTATCCGACCTATGTGGTGGCGACCCAGCACATCGAGTACCTGCACGAGGTCACGCCCGACGATGGAGCCGTGAGCGTCGAACTGGCCCTGCGTGAGGTGCGGACCTCCAGCTTCCGTGTGGTGGAGCACTTGACGACGGCAGGCTACCTCTGTGCTCGTTCGACAGCGACGCTCGCGATGTGGGACATGGAGCGCCGCCAGTCTCGGCCGATCACCCCGGACGAGCGCGCCGTGTTCGAGGCATACCTGGCAGAGCCGACGCACCCGATGACGCCCTGA